In the Dermochelys coriacea isolate rDerCor1 chromosome 25, rDerCor1.pri.v4, whole genome shotgun sequence genome, one interval contains:
- the LOC119848248 gene encoding semaphorin-4E-like isoform X4 yields MHSQRKGQNCRNYILLLHKINDTNLYVCGTNAFYPACDYMVINSTDIHLQGKAEESRGRCPFEPTLKYASLLVDSAFYSATSNNFLGTEPIILRSLRNHLRTEFKASWLNEPSFVYMDIVQESESNPDGDDDKIYVFFTETAVEFEFYDKLLVSRIARVCKGDLGGKRILQKRWTSFLKSRLICSVPESNFQFNIVQDVFLLKRADWQESMFYGIFTQQWGRLDISAVCAFSMKTVQEVFTKGNYKGPVTVEHSHVKWMVFRGEVPLPRPGACIDNFARSIGYNTSLDLPDKILQFVRDHPLMDNAVNPIGDRPVLLKRGSNYTRIVVDRISGLDKKTYDVLFIGTDNGYLHKALNCDGEMFIMEEIELFQSPEPVQSLKLSSKKGLLYVGSPSQVVQLPVSVCSRYKHCLDCVLARDPYCAWSKSFEKCVLVANHTGDLKDLIQSVKNGDASKCPKVGNNVKNCPFVIGNSVHLKCAPMSNLARMVWKFNGSSLQAQDSKYLLYDGGIVIFNVTVADAGFYDCHSVERANGKEFLVTVASYVLYTQQDSVFIITKNYTTNQPNADTTLKVKSLVSSSLLTDPAKQKSLEDQKEKLILKLLGAGFALLFSSLLVWNFCKGHLSVPWKSRERSSKTANADCFPGPTLATEGSGAVRKSSAMGTNTSTVNQSVPLVSSPSEEECSANVQHDTSLTKRSGTCSSQSRLVENETVFPIEECGM; encoded by the exons ATGCATTCGCAGAGGAAAGGACAAA ATTGCCGAAACTATATCCTCCTCCTTCATAAGATAAATGACACTAACTTATATGTTTGTGGAACCAATGCATTTTACCCAGCTTGTGATTACATG GTCATCAACAGTACAGATATTCATCTGCAAGGGAAAGCTGAAGAAAGCAGAGGAAGATGTCCTTTTGAACCTACTCTGAAGTATGCTTCTCTGTTAGTTG ATAGTGCATTTTATTCAGCCACTTCAAACAACTTCTTGGGCACTGAACCTATTATACTTCGCAGTTTGAGAAACCATCTAAGGACAGAGTTTAAAGCATCTTGGCTAAATG AGCCCAGCTTTGTCTATATGGATATAGTGCAGGAAAGTGAATCTAATCCAGATGGAGATGATGATAAAATTTATGTGTTCTTCACTGAAACAGCTGTTGAATTTGAATTCTATGACAAACTCCTGGTGTCAAGAATTGCTCGTGTCTGCAAA GGTGATCTTGGTGGAAAACGCATATTGCAAAAAAGATGgacatcatttttaaaatccagactTATCTGTTCCGTTCCAGAATCAAATTTCCAGTTTAATATTGTTCAGGATGTCTTTTTACTTAAGAGAGCAGACTGGCAGGAAAGCATGTTTTATGGGATTTTTACTCAACAATG GGGAAGGTTGGATATTTCTGCAGTTTGTGCATTCAGTATGAAAACTGTCCAAGAAGTCTTCACCAAAGGAAACTATAAAGGGCCTGTGACTGTGGAACATTCCCATGTTAAATGGATGGTGTTCAGGGGAGAAGTGCCACTCCCACGTCCCGGTGCT TGCATTGATAATTTTGCCCGGAGTATTGGATACAACACTTCTCTTGATTTGCCTGATAAAATTCTGCAGTTTGTTAGAGACCACCCTTTAATGGATAATGCTGTTAATCCAATTGGTGATAGGCCAGTGCTACTGAAAAGAGGTTCAAATTATACCAGGATTGTAGTAGACAGAATCAGTGGCCTAGATAAAAAAACATATGATGTTCTGTTTATAGGAACAG ATAATGGATATTTGCATAAAGCTCTCAACTGTGATGGGGAGATGTTCATTATGGAAGAGATAGAGCTGTTTCAATCCCCAGAGCCTGTACAATCTCTCAAACTGTCTTCCAAAAAG GGCCTGCTGTATGTCGGGTCTCCATCCCAAGTGGTACAACTCCCTGTTTCAGTATGCAGCCGATATAAACACTGCTTGGATTGTGTTTTGGCAAGGGATCCTTACTGTGCATGGTCTAAGTCTTTTGAGAAGTGTGTTCTCGTGGCTAATCACACAGGAGACTTGAA ggATTTAATTCAGAGTGTTAAAAATGGTGATGCTTCCAAATGTCCTAAAGTAG GAAATAATGTCAAAAACTGTCCCTTTGTCATTGGCAACAGCGTTCATCTTAAATGTGCGCCCATGTCCAACCTGGCTAGGATGGTGTGGAAGTTCAATGGGAGCAGTCTTCAGGCACAAGATTCTAAATACCTGCTTTATGATGGAGGAATAGTCATATTTAATGTGACAGTGGCTGATGCTGGATTTTATGACTGCCATTCTGTAGAGAGAGCTAATGGGAAAGAATTCCTTGTTACTGTAGCTAGCTACGTTCTGTATACCCAACAGGACAGTGTTTTCATTATTACTAAGAATTACACCACAAATCAACCAAATGCAGACACAACTCTGAAGGTTAAATCTTTGGTATCATCTTCCTTGCTGACTGACCcagcaaaacaaaaatccctgGAAGACCAAAAAGAGAAgcttattttaaaactcttgggagCTGGATTTgcacttcttttttcttccttgctGGTTTGGAACTTTTGCAAAGGCCATCTGTCTGTGCCTtggaagagcagagaaagaaGCTCAAAAACAGCAAATGCAGATTGTTTTCCAGGTCCAACATTGGCTACAGAGGGGTCGGGCGCGGTGAGGAAAAGTTCAGCCATGGGAACGAACACCTCCACTGTTAATCAATCAGTACCGCTTGTGAGCTCTCCCTCAGAAGAGGAATGCAGCGCTAATGTACAACACGACACAAGTCTCACAAAGAGATCTGGGACTTGCAGCTCACAAAGCCGTTTGGTTGAGAATGAGACAGTGTTTCCTATTGAGGAATGTGGAATGTAA
- the LOC119848248 gene encoding semaphorin-4E-like isoform X2: MLTGFLKMSGTTAVLCLYLVYGLMQQMEASILSCIPRKTVTYQNGNIKTFMKPGLSNFSTLLVSEETDSLFVGARDAIFALDLNDISREIASVDCRNYILLLHKINDTNLYVCGTNAFYPACDYMVINSTDIHLQGKAEESRGRCPFEPTLKYASLLVDSAFYSATSNNFLGTEPIILRSLRNHLRTEFKASWLNEPSFVYMDIVQESESNPDGDDDKIYVFFTETAVEFEFYDKLLVSRIARVCKGDLGGKRILQKRWTSFLKSRLICSVPESNFQFNIVQDVFLLKRADWQESMFYGIFTQQWGRLDISAVCAFSMKTVQEVFTKGNYKGPVTVEHSHVKWMVFRGEVPLPRPGACIDNFARSIGYNTSLDLPDKILQFVRDHPLMDNAVNPIGDRPVLLKRGSNYTRIVVDRISGLDKKTYDVLFIGTDNGYLHKALNCDGEMFIMEEIELFQSPEPVQSLKLSSKKGLLYVGSPSQVVQLPVSVCSRYKHCLDCVLARDPYCAWSKSFEKCVLVANHTGDLKDLIQSVKNGDASKCPKVGNNVKNCPFVIGNSVHLKCAPMSNLARMVWKFNGSSLQAQDSKYLLYDGGIVIFNVTVADAGFYDCHSVERANGKEFLVTVASYVLYTQQDSVFIITKNYTTNQPNADTTLKVKSLVSSSLLTDPAKQKSLEDQKEKLILKLLGAGFALLFSSLLVWNFCKGHLSVPWKSRERSSKTANADCFPGPTLATEGSGAVRKSSAMGTNTSTVNQSVPLVSSPSEEECSANVQHDTSLTKRSGTCSSQSRLVENETVFPIEECGM; this comes from the exons ATGCTAACTGGATTTCTGAAAATGAGTGGCACCACTGCTGTCCTCTGTCTCTATCTTGTTTATGGATTAATGCAACAAATGGAAGCCTCTATCCTGAGCTGCATTCCCAGAAAAACAGTAACATACCAAA ATGGAAATATAAAAACTTTTATGAAACCAGGATTATCCAATTTTTCCACACTCTTGGTGAGTGAAGAAACTGATAGCTTATTTGTTGGAGCCAGAGATGCTATATTTGCACTTGACTTGAATGACATCTCAAGAGAAATAGCCAGT GTAGATTGCCGAAACTATATCCTCCTCCTTCATAAGATAAATGACACTAACTTATATGTTTGTGGAACCAATGCATTTTACCCAGCTTGTGATTACATG GTCATCAACAGTACAGATATTCATCTGCAAGGGAAAGCTGAAGAAAGCAGAGGAAGATGTCCTTTTGAACCTACTCTGAAGTATGCTTCTCTGTTAGTTG ATAGTGCATTTTATTCAGCCACTTCAAACAACTTCTTGGGCACTGAACCTATTATACTTCGCAGTTTGAGAAACCATCTAAGGACAGAGTTTAAAGCATCTTGGCTAAATG AGCCCAGCTTTGTCTATATGGATATAGTGCAGGAAAGTGAATCTAATCCAGATGGAGATGATGATAAAATTTATGTGTTCTTCACTGAAACAGCTGTTGAATTTGAATTCTATGACAAACTCCTGGTGTCAAGAATTGCTCGTGTCTGCAAA GGTGATCTTGGTGGAAAACGCATATTGCAAAAAAGATGgacatcatttttaaaatccagactTATCTGTTCCGTTCCAGAATCAAATTTCCAGTTTAATATTGTTCAGGATGTCTTTTTACTTAAGAGAGCAGACTGGCAGGAAAGCATGTTTTATGGGATTTTTACTCAACAATG GGGAAGGTTGGATATTTCTGCAGTTTGTGCATTCAGTATGAAAACTGTCCAAGAAGTCTTCACCAAAGGAAACTATAAAGGGCCTGTGACTGTGGAACATTCCCATGTTAAATGGATGGTGTTCAGGGGAGAAGTGCCACTCCCACGTCCCGGTGCT TGCATTGATAATTTTGCCCGGAGTATTGGATACAACACTTCTCTTGATTTGCCTGATAAAATTCTGCAGTTTGTTAGAGACCACCCTTTAATGGATAATGCTGTTAATCCAATTGGTGATAGGCCAGTGCTACTGAAAAGAGGTTCAAATTATACCAGGATTGTAGTAGACAGAATCAGTGGCCTAGATAAAAAAACATATGATGTTCTGTTTATAGGAACAG ATAATGGATATTTGCATAAAGCTCTCAACTGTGATGGGGAGATGTTCATTATGGAAGAGATAGAGCTGTTTCAATCCCCAGAGCCTGTACAATCTCTCAAACTGTCTTCCAAAAAG GGCCTGCTGTATGTCGGGTCTCCATCCCAAGTGGTACAACTCCCTGTTTCAGTATGCAGCCGATATAAACACTGCTTGGATTGTGTTTTGGCAAGGGATCCTTACTGTGCATGGTCTAAGTCTTTTGAGAAGTGTGTTCTCGTGGCTAATCACACAGGAGACTTGAA ggATTTAATTCAGAGTGTTAAAAATGGTGATGCTTCCAAATGTCCTAAAGTAG GAAATAATGTCAAAAACTGTCCCTTTGTCATTGGCAACAGCGTTCATCTTAAATGTGCGCCCATGTCCAACCTGGCTAGGATGGTGTGGAAGTTCAATGGGAGCAGTCTTCAGGCACAAGATTCTAAATACCTGCTTTATGATGGAGGAATAGTCATATTTAATGTGACAGTGGCTGATGCTGGATTTTATGACTGCCATTCTGTAGAGAGAGCTAATGGGAAAGAATTCCTTGTTACTGTAGCTAGCTACGTTCTGTATACCCAACAGGACAGTGTTTTCATTATTACTAAGAATTACACCACAAATCAACCAAATGCAGACACAACTCTGAAGGTTAAATCTTTGGTATCATCTTCCTTGCTGACTGACCcagcaaaacaaaaatccctgGAAGACCAAAAAGAGAAgcttattttaaaactcttgggagCTGGATTTgcacttcttttttcttccttgctGGTTTGGAACTTTTGCAAAGGCCATCTGTCTGTGCCTtggaagagcagagaaagaaGCTCAAAAACAGCAAATGCAGATTGTTTTCCAGGTCCAACATTGGCTACAGAGGGGTCGGGCGCGGTGAGGAAAAGTTCAGCCATGGGAACGAACACCTCCACTGTTAATCAATCAGTACCGCTTGTGAGCTCTCCCTCAGAAGAGGAATGCAGCGCTAATGTACAACACGACACAAGTCTCACAAAGAGATCTGGGACTTGCAGCTCACAAAGCCGTTTGGTTGAGAATGAGACAGTGTTTCCTATTGAGGAATGTGGAATGTAA
- the LOC119848248 gene encoding semaphorin-4E-like isoform X1 produces MLTGFLKMSGTTAVLCLYLVYGLMQQMEASILSCIPRKTVTYQNGNIKTFMKPGLSNFSTLLVSEETDSLFVGARDAIFALDLNDISREIASEDWFATRDRQLECIRRGKDKVDCRNYILLLHKINDTNLYVCGTNAFYPACDYMVINSTDIHLQGKAEESRGRCPFEPTLKYASLLVDSAFYSATSNNFLGTEPIILRSLRNHLRTEFKASWLNEPSFVYMDIVQESESNPDGDDDKIYVFFTETAVEFEFYDKLLVSRIARVCKGDLGGKRILQKRWTSFLKSRLICSVPESNFQFNIVQDVFLLKRADWQESMFYGIFTQQWGRLDISAVCAFSMKTVQEVFTKGNYKGPVTVEHSHVKWMVFRGEVPLPRPGACIDNFARSIGYNTSLDLPDKILQFVRDHPLMDNAVNPIGDRPVLLKRGSNYTRIVVDRISGLDKKTYDVLFIGTDNGYLHKALNCDGEMFIMEEIELFQSPEPVQSLKLSSKKGLLYVGSPSQVVQLPVSVCSRYKHCLDCVLARDPYCAWSKSFEKCVLVANHTGDLKDLIQSVKNGDASKCPKVGNNVKNCPFVIGNSVHLKCAPMSNLARMVWKFNGSSLQAQDSKYLLYDGGIVIFNVTVADAGFYDCHSVERANGKEFLVTVASYVLYTQQDSVFIITKNYTTNQPNADTTLKVKSLVSSSLLTDPAKQKSLEDQKEKLILKLLGAGFALLFSSLLVWNFCKGHLSVPWKSRERSSKTANADCFPGPTLATEGSGAVRKSSAMGTNTSTVNQSVPLVSSPSEEECSANVQHDTSLTKRSGTCSSQSRLVENETVFPIEECGM; encoded by the exons ATGCTAACTGGATTTCTGAAAATGAGTGGCACCACTGCTGTCCTCTGTCTCTATCTTGTTTATGGATTAATGCAACAAATGGAAGCCTCTATCCTGAGCTGCATTCCCAGAAAAACAGTAACATACCAAA ATGGAAATATAAAAACTTTTATGAAACCAGGATTATCCAATTTTTCCACACTCTTGGTGAGTGAAGAAACTGATAGCTTATTTGTTGGAGCCAGAGATGCTATATTTGCACTTGACTTGAATGACATCTCAAGAGAAATAGCCAGT GAGGACTGGTTTGCAACAAGGGATAGACAATTGGAATGCATTCGCAGAGGAAAGGACAAA GTAGATTGCCGAAACTATATCCTCCTCCTTCATAAGATAAATGACACTAACTTATATGTTTGTGGAACCAATGCATTTTACCCAGCTTGTGATTACATG GTCATCAACAGTACAGATATTCATCTGCAAGGGAAAGCTGAAGAAAGCAGAGGAAGATGTCCTTTTGAACCTACTCTGAAGTATGCTTCTCTGTTAGTTG ATAGTGCATTTTATTCAGCCACTTCAAACAACTTCTTGGGCACTGAACCTATTATACTTCGCAGTTTGAGAAACCATCTAAGGACAGAGTTTAAAGCATCTTGGCTAAATG AGCCCAGCTTTGTCTATATGGATATAGTGCAGGAAAGTGAATCTAATCCAGATGGAGATGATGATAAAATTTATGTGTTCTTCACTGAAACAGCTGTTGAATTTGAATTCTATGACAAACTCCTGGTGTCAAGAATTGCTCGTGTCTGCAAA GGTGATCTTGGTGGAAAACGCATATTGCAAAAAAGATGgacatcatttttaaaatccagactTATCTGTTCCGTTCCAGAATCAAATTTCCAGTTTAATATTGTTCAGGATGTCTTTTTACTTAAGAGAGCAGACTGGCAGGAAAGCATGTTTTATGGGATTTTTACTCAACAATG GGGAAGGTTGGATATTTCTGCAGTTTGTGCATTCAGTATGAAAACTGTCCAAGAAGTCTTCACCAAAGGAAACTATAAAGGGCCTGTGACTGTGGAACATTCCCATGTTAAATGGATGGTGTTCAGGGGAGAAGTGCCACTCCCACGTCCCGGTGCT TGCATTGATAATTTTGCCCGGAGTATTGGATACAACACTTCTCTTGATTTGCCTGATAAAATTCTGCAGTTTGTTAGAGACCACCCTTTAATGGATAATGCTGTTAATCCAATTGGTGATAGGCCAGTGCTACTGAAAAGAGGTTCAAATTATACCAGGATTGTAGTAGACAGAATCAGTGGCCTAGATAAAAAAACATATGATGTTCTGTTTATAGGAACAG ATAATGGATATTTGCATAAAGCTCTCAACTGTGATGGGGAGATGTTCATTATGGAAGAGATAGAGCTGTTTCAATCCCCAGAGCCTGTACAATCTCTCAAACTGTCTTCCAAAAAG GGCCTGCTGTATGTCGGGTCTCCATCCCAAGTGGTACAACTCCCTGTTTCAGTATGCAGCCGATATAAACACTGCTTGGATTGTGTTTTGGCAAGGGATCCTTACTGTGCATGGTCTAAGTCTTTTGAGAAGTGTGTTCTCGTGGCTAATCACACAGGAGACTTGAA ggATTTAATTCAGAGTGTTAAAAATGGTGATGCTTCCAAATGTCCTAAAGTAG GAAATAATGTCAAAAACTGTCCCTTTGTCATTGGCAACAGCGTTCATCTTAAATGTGCGCCCATGTCCAACCTGGCTAGGATGGTGTGGAAGTTCAATGGGAGCAGTCTTCAGGCACAAGATTCTAAATACCTGCTTTATGATGGAGGAATAGTCATATTTAATGTGACAGTGGCTGATGCTGGATTTTATGACTGCCATTCTGTAGAGAGAGCTAATGGGAAAGAATTCCTTGTTACTGTAGCTAGCTACGTTCTGTATACCCAACAGGACAGTGTTTTCATTATTACTAAGAATTACACCACAAATCAACCAAATGCAGACACAACTCTGAAGGTTAAATCTTTGGTATCATCTTCCTTGCTGACTGACCcagcaaaacaaaaatccctgGAAGACCAAAAAGAGAAgcttattttaaaactcttgggagCTGGATTTgcacttcttttttcttccttgctGGTTTGGAACTTTTGCAAAGGCCATCTGTCTGTGCCTtggaagagcagagaaagaaGCTCAAAAACAGCAAATGCAGATTGTTTTCCAGGTCCAACATTGGCTACAGAGGGGTCGGGCGCGGTGAGGAAAAGTTCAGCCATGGGAACGAACACCTCCACTGTTAATCAATCAGTACCGCTTGTGAGCTCTCCCTCAGAAGAGGAATGCAGCGCTAATGTACAACACGACACAAGTCTCACAAAGAGATCTGGGACTTGCAGCTCACAAAGCCGTTTGGTTGAGAATGAGACAGTGTTTCCTATTGAGGAATGTGGAATGTAA
- the LOC119848248 gene encoding semaphorin-4E-like isoform X3, with translation MKPGLSNFSTLLVSEETDSLFVGARDAIFALDLNDISREIASEDWFATRDRQLECIRRGKDKVDCRNYILLLHKINDTNLYVCGTNAFYPACDYMVINSTDIHLQGKAEESRGRCPFEPTLKYASLLVDSAFYSATSNNFLGTEPIILRSLRNHLRTEFKASWLNEPSFVYMDIVQESESNPDGDDDKIYVFFTETAVEFEFYDKLLVSRIARVCKGDLGGKRILQKRWTSFLKSRLICSVPESNFQFNIVQDVFLLKRADWQESMFYGIFTQQWGRLDISAVCAFSMKTVQEVFTKGNYKGPVTVEHSHVKWMVFRGEVPLPRPGACIDNFARSIGYNTSLDLPDKILQFVRDHPLMDNAVNPIGDRPVLLKRGSNYTRIVVDRISGLDKKTYDVLFIGTDNGYLHKALNCDGEMFIMEEIELFQSPEPVQSLKLSSKKGLLYVGSPSQVVQLPVSVCSRYKHCLDCVLARDPYCAWSKSFEKCVLVANHTGDLKDLIQSVKNGDASKCPKVGNNVKNCPFVIGNSVHLKCAPMSNLARMVWKFNGSSLQAQDSKYLLYDGGIVIFNVTVADAGFYDCHSVERANGKEFLVTVASYVLYTQQDSVFIITKNYTTNQPNADTTLKVKSLVSSSLLTDPAKQKSLEDQKEKLILKLLGAGFALLFSSLLVWNFCKGHLSVPWKSRERSSKTANADCFPGPTLATEGSGAVRKSSAMGTNTSTVNQSVPLVSSPSEEECSANVQHDTSLTKRSGTCSSQSRLVENETVFPIEECGM, from the exons ATGAAACCAGGATTATCCAATTTTTCCACACTCTTGGTGAGTGAAGAAACTGATAGCTTATTTGTTGGAGCCAGAGATGCTATATTTGCACTTGACTTGAATGACATCTCAAGAGAAATAGCCAGT GAGGACTGGTTTGCAACAAGGGATAGACAATTGGAATGCATTCGCAGAGGAAAGGACAAA GTAGATTGCCGAAACTATATCCTCCTCCTTCATAAGATAAATGACACTAACTTATATGTTTGTGGAACCAATGCATTTTACCCAGCTTGTGATTACATG GTCATCAACAGTACAGATATTCATCTGCAAGGGAAAGCTGAAGAAAGCAGAGGAAGATGTCCTTTTGAACCTACTCTGAAGTATGCTTCTCTGTTAGTTG ATAGTGCATTTTATTCAGCCACTTCAAACAACTTCTTGGGCACTGAACCTATTATACTTCGCAGTTTGAGAAACCATCTAAGGACAGAGTTTAAAGCATCTTGGCTAAATG AGCCCAGCTTTGTCTATATGGATATAGTGCAGGAAAGTGAATCTAATCCAGATGGAGATGATGATAAAATTTATGTGTTCTTCACTGAAACAGCTGTTGAATTTGAATTCTATGACAAACTCCTGGTGTCAAGAATTGCTCGTGTCTGCAAA GGTGATCTTGGTGGAAAACGCATATTGCAAAAAAGATGgacatcatttttaaaatccagactTATCTGTTCCGTTCCAGAATCAAATTTCCAGTTTAATATTGTTCAGGATGTCTTTTTACTTAAGAGAGCAGACTGGCAGGAAAGCATGTTTTATGGGATTTTTACTCAACAATG GGGAAGGTTGGATATTTCTGCAGTTTGTGCATTCAGTATGAAAACTGTCCAAGAAGTCTTCACCAAAGGAAACTATAAAGGGCCTGTGACTGTGGAACATTCCCATGTTAAATGGATGGTGTTCAGGGGAGAAGTGCCACTCCCACGTCCCGGTGCT TGCATTGATAATTTTGCCCGGAGTATTGGATACAACACTTCTCTTGATTTGCCTGATAAAATTCTGCAGTTTGTTAGAGACCACCCTTTAATGGATAATGCTGTTAATCCAATTGGTGATAGGCCAGTGCTACTGAAAAGAGGTTCAAATTATACCAGGATTGTAGTAGACAGAATCAGTGGCCTAGATAAAAAAACATATGATGTTCTGTTTATAGGAACAG ATAATGGATATTTGCATAAAGCTCTCAACTGTGATGGGGAGATGTTCATTATGGAAGAGATAGAGCTGTTTCAATCCCCAGAGCCTGTACAATCTCTCAAACTGTCTTCCAAAAAG GGCCTGCTGTATGTCGGGTCTCCATCCCAAGTGGTACAACTCCCTGTTTCAGTATGCAGCCGATATAAACACTGCTTGGATTGTGTTTTGGCAAGGGATCCTTACTGTGCATGGTCTAAGTCTTTTGAGAAGTGTGTTCTCGTGGCTAATCACACAGGAGACTTGAA ggATTTAATTCAGAGTGTTAAAAATGGTGATGCTTCCAAATGTCCTAAAGTAG GAAATAATGTCAAAAACTGTCCCTTTGTCATTGGCAACAGCGTTCATCTTAAATGTGCGCCCATGTCCAACCTGGCTAGGATGGTGTGGAAGTTCAATGGGAGCAGTCTTCAGGCACAAGATTCTAAATACCTGCTTTATGATGGAGGAATAGTCATATTTAATGTGACAGTGGCTGATGCTGGATTTTATGACTGCCATTCTGTAGAGAGAGCTAATGGGAAAGAATTCCTTGTTACTGTAGCTAGCTACGTTCTGTATACCCAACAGGACAGTGTTTTCATTATTACTAAGAATTACACCACAAATCAACCAAATGCAGACACAACTCTGAAGGTTAAATCTTTGGTATCATCTTCCTTGCTGACTGACCcagcaaaacaaaaatccctgGAAGACCAAAAAGAGAAgcttattttaaaactcttgggagCTGGATTTgcacttcttttttcttccttgctGGTTTGGAACTTTTGCAAAGGCCATCTGTCTGTGCCTtggaagagcagagaaagaaGCTCAAAAACAGCAAATGCAGATTGTTTTCCAGGTCCAACATTGGCTACAGAGGGGTCGGGCGCGGTGAGGAAAAGTTCAGCCATGGGAACGAACACCTCCACTGTTAATCAATCAGTACCGCTTGTGAGCTCTCCCTCAGAAGAGGAATGCAGCGCTAATGTACAACACGACACAAGTCTCACAAAGAGATCTGGGACTTGCAGCTCACAAAGCCGTTTGGTTGAGAATGAGACAGTGTTTCCTATTGAGGAATGTGGAATGTAA